GCAAACTGTAAAGGCTAAATTTTCTAGGGGCTCTGTTCTGTTCTGGTGATGAGGGTAGTGGGGATTGTatggggtttttattttgtttcaagatAGGAAGTAAGCAGAGCGCTTAAGGAAGGGAGCCCTAGTGGAAAGGGTTAAGTGATGGGTTATGTTGTGGGAGTTGAGGTACAAAGCCTTCTTGGATGTCACTGAGATCAAGACAACTGAATATACATGTTTAGGTCTGAATCTTTGGCCCACAGATTCTTTTTTCCTGGGTAGAGAGAGCAAGAAACGTCCTCAGTGAGGTGAGCTGTTCTTGTTGATTTCAAGCAAGATGCGTATAGAGCTCTGCGCtgagtggtttttgtttgtttttggtcttGTTTTAAGTGCTGGGAAACTAGGGCAGAAATCACAGTGCTTACAGGTTGTTGTCATTACTCTTGTTTGACCTTGATTGCCTCATCAAGGTGGCAGAGTTATTCTTGAGGAGCTCATGCTCCCAGAAACAGAACTTTGGGGGAAATGGCTGTGGTTTAGCTTTTCAGCTGATGCAGGTAATGAGCTTTCCATTTGGTTTTCCTCACAATTCTGGGAAAGTGTACACACTAAGAGTCTTAACTCCAGGTCTTGCGTAAGTATTCTAGCATCTGTTAGTTGGTGAGTTGGTTGTTGTTCCTCTTTATTGATGATGTGTTAGTACTgatcttataaattaaaaattatcttgtATGTAAGAGCAGTTTGGGgttagggagggagaggagcaaaGAGGATGAAAGtagattattttctcttttacgcTTAGATTCTGGTTTTTCCTGAACACACTAATTTTTCAACTAAGGTTGGTGGAATTAGCCAGAGAGGTAAGAAGGAAGTGAACTGAAACAACCTAGTTTAATAGGAATTTGCTTAGGAAAAATGGGGTGAATCATAGCTCCTCTGAGTCCTGGACCCAAATGGAACTAAAAATAGGATCACTTTGCTGAATGGGCTTCTTAGAACGGCTATGACTTGATCACCCCAGTCCCTGCCATCCTTCTGCATCCAAAGCAgccttccttctctgtctggAATGCACTTCTCTTGCTTATGTTCCTATGAATAGAGCAAAATGGCCAGCCCTTTGCAAGGCACCCTTGTCCCAGGTCCTCAGAGACAGGAGTGTTTTAGGGTTAGGAGATGCCCCAAGGAATAGAAAAGTATGGCATTCCAGTGGTAAAACTGGACTATGCCATTTCTTTTACCCTCCCACTAtgcctcattcattcatgcaaatCAGCTGAAATAAGCAATGGTTCAGAACTTGTTTTGGATCACAGTCCCTTTTGAGAATCTGATAAAAATCAggaattcatttttgaaaaaaaaaatactagcaagTCACTCAGTTTTTCATACACATTCAGCAGGCTGGGATCAAAGAAAGGGAGTTACCCTGACCCAGTATGGTCATTAGGTATTTGTGTCACGAATTACAAGGCAGGGGTCGCCAAGTAGTTTAATGAATAGGATACCTGAGGCAGTATGGTATAAAGAAGATAGGGTCCGGTCTTCAATGACCAGAGGGTATTGCTTCTCGATctagtttatatatattttaaagttctgcTAACAAATCCAGCTCCTCacaaactttgttttaaagttttgtagGAGGTGACTCTCCACACTATCAGATCACACCTTAGTAATCAGGTGTTGACCTCCAGCCTGTGATCTGTTTTAGTCATTGTAAGGACAGAAAGTGAAGCCCCTAAAGGGTAGGTGCAGTCACAGCACACAACCGAAGGCATAAGGGCCTTCTACAGAAGGGGCATCCCTTTCGGTCATTTCTGGTGTACCACTGTCTTCTCTACCTCGGTCCAACACCACTTCCcttggataaaaaataaaataagcaacagCCATCTGGGGTGAATAGATTTGAATGATTTTCCCGCAGGGAATCAGCCTCCAACTCTCATCTTTCTCCCAATTCCCTCTGCCACATGTCCATCCTACCtgctttaaatagaaaaatgtctctgtgttctctctgggcaaaacagaaaatagagaaatCCCATATAAGGAACCTGTCGcctttctcccctctgctctATTCAGGGCCCAAGtatcttccccttttcctcccatcaAAGTACCTCTGTAAAGAATCCCTTACAGAGGAGAATGTGACCCAAAGTGTTAGCTTTACCCAGATCTATCTACATTTTAAGTGTTAGTTCTGATAGTCAAAGTGGAAGAAAAAGCTTTTCCCCTGTTGAAATGATGTTATGCCTTTAGGGAGCTGAAGGGGTGATAATTTGCAACAAAATCCTTCCCTTTCCAGCACTCCTGCAATCAAGTTACTATTTCCTATTTCTGTCAAGGGCAAGGTGAGCCCTGACTCGGAACCACAGGTGCCGTAAGATGGGTTCTTTCTATCGCTATTTGCATGGGGAGGAGTGGGGCTGGGCAATAACAGAAAAGTGAAATCTATTTCCTTAGACCCCTTTGAGATCCTGAGCTGGCAAAATTTCTTTTCCATAGAGTACTATACTAGGCCCAGGCTCTCAAAATGTGTAGTCTTTGGACCAGCAGAATCAACATCACCTGAGAACctgttttagaaatgcaaattcttgggctcTACCCCAGACAAATTGAGTCAGAAACTCTGAGGGTGAAGCCCTGCAATCAGTCCTTTGACCTGCCTTCCTGGGTCTCTCAGGTATGCTAAtgtctgagaaccactggcctggaGATTCAAATTCCATTTCAATCAGTGGTGCCTCACCCTTTCCAAGTGAGGAGAGGGGGGATCTTTATACCTGTTATCAGATTTATTTTCTGCAATCCCTCTAGGCTAGTTgctttgtggttctgttcctcttgaGTCCCAAGGTTTTCCCTCACTTCAATTAGTGAAAGGACTGGCTCAGTCACCAATTTCAGAAATCATTGGGGCAACTACCAAGCTGCTGTGATTGATTAGAGCTGGAGCTTCTAAAATGGGGACTGAGGATTTGTGGGTCCAGAAATCTGAAAGGACAAAAAGGAGTGGACACATCAAAGAAGGGAGATCCAGTGTAGAACTAAAAAACTGACATCCAAGGGAATGGCCCTCCTTTGCTAGTTATGTGGTCCTTTTCCAGGCCTAATAGTTGCTCTGGAGGCAGGCAGCGTGGGCTTTTAGCTCAGAGATAGGGAGTAAAGCCAACAGTTACAAGCCCAAGTTTTCTAAGCTCACAGTGCATTGGAGAGCAATAAGGTGCTGTGCAAGGATTTGCTAACCATGGTTTGGCAGCAGGAGTATTAGGGAACCCCTAGGACACAAGGCTTATTTAATGAGATGTGACTCAGCGAGACTGGAACTCAGACTTTTTACTAGGTAGAGGTTGTAACCAATTAAGCCATGGCACCTATGTCAAAAATGCATTCTACTACTTTGAAGAGTCCATTTCCGGCTGTGGGAAGGAATTGTtacctcctccagctcctctctTAGACACACCCAGGAGGACAGGCTGAAATGAAAGTTGTGAACCCGCCACCCCTGTGGAGATTCTcaacaccaaaaggttacagtgATCCTAAGTCTTTGGGAGAGGTGGTCAGCCCCTCTCTCCTAAGGCAGAAAAGCTTGGCTACTGCTTTCTTCAGCCCCAGACCTCAGGCTCTCTCCCTATGTCCCTCCCTGTCACCACCTCCATTTTCCCAATAAGAGGAGCTTTTCCTCCACTCTTAGCTCttacttctcttttttaatttgattggtTTGGtctggtattttgttttgtttgtctgggaAATGCCACACCTTCCTGAAGGTGTTTGTTCTTCCCAATCCTCCTCCTATCCTAGTTCTtctctgtctggtttctttttgGTCAGCCTTAAGCCTACTAAACAGGGTCCATTCCTTATACTTCCCACTTTCCTTTCTCAAATTCTTGGCTAATGCAGCTCAGCTGCCACCTCACTattctgtatctctctctctctctctctctctctctctctctctctctctctctctctctctctctctctctcctctcccctctctctctcctctctggactTGGCCATGGCTACTGGTATTGTCACATTCAGACCCTTTACTTCATTCCCTACAGGCCCCTCTTCCCTTGATGTAGCTTCCAAAGTGGTTATTTATCACTATTTTGATGTACTCGGTGCTTTCCTGCCTCTTGTGGCTCCTGAGAACTAGTCCCTGTTCCACCAGCCATTTTTTGAGGGctaaccatgtgccaggcactggctgtTCCAAGCCTGGGAGATTGTGACACGGTTCCTATACTCAGCATGTTCCTCAGCCTAGCCCTCCCCTGCCACTAATTTCCTGCCATGCCTCCTGACCCTGTGTGCCAAGGTGCTCTCTTCCAGGAAGCTTTGGGGAGGTGGGGTATAATATGCCCACTTGCCATCCAGCCCAACTGTTCTGTGCCTGCCAGGTTTCTAGCAATTGTCTAACTTAGTTCCCTCTGATGGACTTGAACTTCCCACAGGTTACCCTTCAGGTACCTTTTGTCTGTATCCTTAGGGATCTGTAATACACTCTTTATGGTCCCTGTCCGTTGAATAAAGAATGTATTGGCTGTGTCACTGATTTCCTCTCTtggttcttttctctctcccccattctcAGCTCTTCAATCCTGGTAAAAAGGCTGCAACAGAGTGGGGACACGAGACAGCTCTGGGGGAAGTCGTGCAGCCATGTGTGAgccccctcactgcccctcctgAAACATAAACCCTTAGACACTTAAACTGCTGAGTCTGGAGCCTGAGGTGGTGGTAGTGACTGCAAATTGATCCCCTAAGCAAATTTACAATAATCAGTGATTTGAGGGGAGCCAGAGGAGGTGCACACAGATGGGGTTCAGCAGGAACTGGGTCCACCAGACACATTCACTTTTGAGGGTGAAGAGGTTAGGCATCTGGCAGGTTATCGAGAATACAGAGTAAGAAATAGTGTGGGAGAAAACATGGACAGCTGGCATGGGGAAACCACCAGCCTCTGACCCACTGACATGGCCTTCTAGCCCTGGAGCTTCACTGGGACAGGAAGAGGGGCCTTTGCAGGCCTTGAGCACAGCCCAGAGGCTTTGCTCTTCCTCCATGGGAGTCGCCTTGCAGAGCTTCAAGCTTACTGCTTAGCTGTTGCTTGGCCTCTGCAGCTTGGCTTTCCCAGCACCAGCCAGACTGTTTTGTCACCTGCCTCTGTGCTTCTCAGGTTTTCCTATTTTCTTACAGTTCCCTCTCACTCCCCCCTAGTCACCTGGAGTAAAATTTGACAAGTCTGGTGTTTCCCCTAAttaaaagggggaggagggaaggaactgataaaagggggaggggacacagctATGAGAGTTCATGGAGGAGCCTGTGCTCTCAGGCAGCTCCAGTGGACTGTGGAAAGCCTGACTTCCTCTTCCCAGTGCCTCTCCCAGGCTCATTCGAGGCCTCTTGCTgaccctcttcccccaccccacacccaccctgccacctcagtcttccctttctctcttccaagTCCTTTCCTGACATGGCGCCCCCGTATTGATTTCCCAAACAACCTGTCTTCCTGTCTTCGCTAGGCACTTAGGTTTTGGCTGGAGTGACCACCAGCCCAACCAGACAGCCTGGCCGTGTTAGAGTtccctggaggaggagaaagaaaggtagagcTCTATTGTTTTGAGATTATTGACAAATGGAAATGTTTGCATGTTTGAAAACACCCCCCTCCCGTGTGTTTCAGGGCATCCTCCCCTGCAAAAAACCACTAAATCATTAAAACATTCAGTGTAGAAATAACTTCTAAACTTTTGACCTTTACCTACATAACAAAGATGCCTTGTAGAGTTAGAGCAGATGGTGAGGCCCCATCCAACATCTATAACTGTAGTGAAGAGAGCGCTGGAATTGCAgttaaaaatcaatttctaaaTTGTACATATTCTAAACATCAGCTTTTTCACTTAAGATCTAAGAGACTGAGGTGAAGGTGAAATGAAGCAATGCAGGCAAAAGTACAAACAACCTTATAAATGAAAAAGCTGTGATTGACAATTACATGAAAATTTCTACCTTACTTTTCAGCAAGCCACAAGGTATAGGATtctgaaaacaaatacaaaaaagataCAGTAGTCTCATTCCTATGTCTTCTCTGCAATTCTGACCACCTTCCCCTGATGATAGAGAAGCAGCTTTTTTGTGTATCCTTCCAGAGTTTCTTTATACAAAGAGATGCATTTTCCTTCATTGGTAGGAAATCattgccttgatttttttttttttcacttaaatggATCTTGAGGAGCTTGTCATAACAATACATAGAGAATCTCCCCTTTTTACAGCTGCATGCTATTTCACCAGAAGGAAGCTTCACACTTTAACCAATCTCCTCATGatatttagtttatttctatttttttttgttactgcAATGCTGCACTAAATACATTGAACATGAGTCTTTTCATGAATGCATTAATACTTAAAAGATAAATTCCTAAGTGTGGTTCTGTGGGGTCACAGGGTATCTGCACTTGCAATCGGGAAAGCCAAATTCCTTCTATTGGAGTGGCAGTGCGTTACACTCCCACTAGCCTCGTGTGTGAGTGCCTGGTTTCCCCACAGCCTCACCAATGGGGTAGGTTCCCAAACATTTTGGATTGATTAAAATGGCACCTTATCATTTTAATGTGCATTGCTCATGAGTAAAATTGTAtccttgttatatttttaaagaccatttgtatttctgttgattttttaaacaacCATTGAATATTGGATGCTAGAGAGCATCTAAAGTTCATTACAATTCTAACTTCCAGCGATTTTCTGATCATCATTGTACTAGGCAGTTGAGATAAAAGGGAAGCAAAGCAGGGAGGTCACGGGTGTTCCATTTGCTCTGACTAAAGTTAAATGCCCAAATATGCCACTAGGATATGAACGATGAAAAGCGGGAGTTATGTTTTACCCATCTTTATTCCCAGCAAGTCATCTGAACACTAGTGATGAGATTAGCTGTTCTCGGGAATTCCTTCCATAGAAGTACCCGGCTAGGATTATGGTCCAGGTAATCTGGGGAGCCTGCCAATGAGTTAAGGTTACTTcttctattttataaaagtacAGCCACCCTAAAgcttattaatgaaaaataatctgAAGTGACCATTGTTAGCTATATGAGGTCAGGGTCTGACACTTAATAAATTTGGTAAGGTTACTAGTGAATGAAGTTTGCTTAAATGAAGAAATCATAATACAAACAGAAGTTTGGTGATTCTTAGGAAATCTAGAAAAATTGTCGCCAGTGTTCTTCCCATCCTGTCTTAGAGGAAGAGATTGCTAACTGTAGACCCTCTGGTGCCTGAGGTGAAGGCATGCAGCACTATAAAGGGGCAGCACACGTGGCTGTCACGCGGGCGTttggttttcttctgtttctcactGCCTCTTTTCAGATGGCTCCCTGTTTGTTCAATTTTCGTAtctcagttacagttgacattcaatattataataGTTTCGGGTATGTAGCACAGTTATTAGACAGTTACATAGTTTATGATGTGATCCCCCCCATAAGTCCAGTACTAACCGGGCACCATACGTAGCTATTACAGTATATTGACTagattccctgtgctgtactccacatccctgtgactgttttgtaactaccgacttgtacttcttaaccccttcagtGGCTCCCTTCTGATTCTGATCCTGCTTGCTCCATCTTGCCCCTCAGACAACATAAGAGTACAACGAACCTAATTACAGCAGGGGAAATTTTCAAGTTCAGATAGTCTATGGATGAGATACACTGTAAAGATTTTGTTATTACTCAGCTTTGCAAAGGCTTAAAGCAGTGATTCTTATTTAAGGATATGAGAGGGTGAATATTAGCATCACTccagcttttttgttgttgttgttttaaatacacATACTCAGTTCTTCCTTATAGAAGAGATACCTTTCCTGGGAAAAGCTTAGTCAGGCATACTCTGCAAAAGCTCTCCACGCTGGTCTAACActttcccacctcccacattcactctcttttcaagaataaaaagccccccaccccagccctggcttggtggctcagttagttggaacatcgtcctgtacaccaaaagtttgcaggtttcatccccagtcaaggtacacacctaggttgtgggctcgatccctggtcagggtacaaacaggaggcagctgatcaatgtctctcacattgatgttttctttctctcccttctaaaaaaatcagtaaaaacatgtccttgggtgggtggggaagcTCCTCCCATgtccttcccttttccccactccTTTGGCTTCAGTTGGAAACACCAAGTTGTTTCCCTGAATCGGCTCTTTCGGAAAGCAGCTCTTACTCTGCTCTTGCCCTCCCCAGGATCATTTCTGTGTCCTGTCATGGCCTGTGGGGGCAGGACAACGACTCCCACGCCATTCTGAACTCCTGCACTGAGAAATAAAAGGAGTCACACATTTGCTTCATGCTTGATGTATAGTGCTCAGGACGTTTATGAAGCCAAAGAACTAGCTATTCATGGCCTAACCTCCCCCATCTCCTTATGGTTCTGACATGCACTCTGTAAATCTTAGTAGTTTACTCTCAGGAGTTGGTACTTTCCCAGTCGAAAATTCCcttattgaattttgtcaatcaaagtatatgtaatatttaaatcCTTCTTATTTTACTGAcgcttaaaataaaaaatcatcctAGTCTAACCCTAAcactttacagagaaggaaaccaagacCATGAATAGTTAAGTGATAATTCAGCTAAGTTCCGAGTGGCAGAACTTTTGTTAGAATCCTGGTCTCTCTAAGACTGACCCAGCAGTGTGCTGTAGCCACCATCACTCCATCAGGAATCACTCACACTCATTTGACTCTCGGTGATGAGCGCCTGCCTACCTCGGGCCACACCCGGTGCCAGATGCTTCTTTACACACGCTCTTTTAACTGAGGATTAACAtataaatcctttttaaaattgtcaagtCAGGGCAAACACTAGAAAGCCATTACAATCGATTCTGGGAGAAGGAACTTTTTCCTGAAAGGAATTTAGGTAAGAATACTTTGGGTCGGTGGGACCACCCAACTCGGGGGCAGTCTGCTCTTCTCTTGCCCCAGTGATGCCCCTGCTTCTCACCTGACACGCTCTCTCCCCCAAACTGAATTTGGATTTGCTGGGCGACATTGATTCAACGCTTCTGCCTAATCCCTTGAAATTGCtggttttcttctactttcttctGAAAGGCATTTTCCTGGGTCCTGTAGCAAGAACAGAATCTcaactcctttttctcttttcacccCACAGGACCCTGCTACAGGGCCTCCCCTCAACCACCCCTTCCCCGCTGCCTTCCCCAAATGgacaaagagaaaacagacacaATTGTGGTGATTTGAAAGGTCTTGTGAATAGCTTGTCTCTTTCAACGAGTGTGAGAGCTGCTCTAATTGAAGTCTTATGGGGAAAGGCATCCGTGCCTGGAGGAGGGGAAGTTGCTCCCACACTAAGGATTCCCAGCTGCTTTCCGAGGGCTTTCAGGTTTAGTGGAAGTCTTTGTGCGAGCAGCCCTTGAGATAGTTTTAACCGAAGGTGACCTCTGGATGGTCCGTTTTACTGGCTTCTCGGGGTCCTGCTTCTTCTCTTCCCTTGGCCTCTTGTTGTCTCGTGTCCTAGGCTTGGCTTCCTTCGTGGTCCGTCCTTTCCTTCCAGCAGTCACCTTggtcctcctttcctccctggctCTGGAACGCCCCGGGTTCTTGGGTCTTGGCCTTGACTTCTTCAAGGCAGTCTCTGCCCTCGCGTTGCGTCTCCATTCTTCCCTGGCCTTCTTGGCTGCCATGCGCCGCACCCGGCGCTTCCGTGGGACCCGCGGCGCCGCAGGGGTCCTCCTCAGGGAACTGACGCCCTCCTCCAACCTCGGGCGTCCCGGCTTTCTCTTGGGCTT
This DNA window, taken from Desmodus rotundus isolate HL8 chromosome 3, HLdesRot8A.1, whole genome shotgun sequence, encodes the following:
- the H1-7 gene encoding testis-specific H1 histone; this encodes MAEVAKALAEEAEPSGEAQGAEVKTKQPTEKLLRAPLKRDSGFTLRVSEVLLRAITSINSHNGLPLATLKKELGHAGYQMRRKWCRRSGEAPKSDFKGTLMRISGSNGSGYYRVWKTPKPKRKPGRPRLEEGVSSLRRTPAAPRVPRKRRVRRMAAKKAREEWRRNARAETALKKSRPRPKNPGRSRAREERRTKVTAGRKGRTTKEAKPRTRDNKRPREEKKQDPEKPVKRTIQRSPSVKTISRAARTKTSTKPESPRKAAGNP